From one Anopheles bellator chromosome 1, idAnoBellAS_SP24_06.2, whole genome shotgun sequence genomic stretch:
- the LOC131205845 gene encoding general odorant-binding protein 72-like has protein sequence MARRAGIGLESISLFPGLALRCLILVLVLLHEPSPTEGKATVEQMMKSGEMIRSVCLGKTKVALELVDGLRESKFVDVKELKCYVNCVMEMMQTMKKGKLNYDASMKQIDTIMPDELAEPMRNALDVCRNVADGIKNNCDAAYAVLQCLSKNNPKFIFP, from the exons ATGGCGCGCAGGGCTGGGATAGGGCTGGAAAGCATTTCTCTGTTCCCGGGGCTGGCGCTACGCTGTTTGATACTGGTGCTCGTGCTCCTCCACGAACCGTCACCAACGGAAGGG AAAGCGACGGTCGAACAGATGATGAAGTCGGGTGAAATGATACGAAGCGTTTGCCTGGGCAAAACGAAGGTTGCCCTGGAGCTGGTGGACGGGCTTCGCGAGTCCAAGTTCGTGGACGTTAAGGAGCTTAAGTGTTACGTCAATTGCGTGATGGAAATGATGCAAACG atgaaaaaaggaaagctcaACTATGATGCGTCTATGAAGCAGATCGATACGATCATGCCCGACGAGCTGGCGGAACCGATGCGGAATGCGTTAGATGTTTGCCGGAACGTGGCCGACGGTATCAAAAATAATTGCGACGCGGCGTACGCGGTTCTGCAGTGCCTGTCGAAAAACAATccgaaatttattttcccgtaA
- the LOC131205269 gene encoding uncharacterized protein LOC131205269, with translation MIKALQLSILIWACFVSGIWSMKSPIKQKTAADEDLFPVYECDTRSRDWTLRCLVPLTNFQLSLDLCRTNEKPDKAHVHRCAQELKALGKSCPQTASVADMANNMMLHSPPPPLPDSPNAPKVLKKARKQTKGYEKDKLSL, from the exons ATGATTAAAGCACTTCAGCTTTCGATATTGATCTGGGCCTGTTTTGTGTCAGGGATTTGGAGTATGAAATCTCCGATCAAACAGAAGACTGCCGCAGACGAGGATCTG TTTCCGGTGTACGAGTGTGACACACGCAGCCGTGACTGGACGCTGCGGTGCTTGGTGCCCCTGACCAATTTTCAGTTATCGTTGGATCTTTGCCGCACGAACGAG AAACCCGACAAAGCACACGTGCATCGTTGCGCCCAAGAACTGAAAGCTCTTGGCAAATCCTGTCCACAAACTGCCAGTGTGGCTGACATGGCCAACAACATGATGCTGCACAGTCCACCGCCGCCTCTGCCAGACTCACCGAACGCACCAAAAGTTCTAAAAAAGGCCAGGAAGCAAACGAAGGGCTATGAAAAAGATAAGTTATCACTGTGA
- the LOC131206254 gene encoding chymotrypsin-1-like produces MFPLVGVLLLVFALVEASPIDNRKIVNGTDASIEDYPFVVSIRGASGGHSCGGSILNDRWILTAAHCVDWTTPLQQTVQVGRTTISSAVDDSVYAIEDVVIHPGYNPSDSYVDDIALVKLRKPLEFSERVQPVRVPGNRFYEVDPLETNPVTLIGWGRNASDGPVQTTLQQVDYFVVPNDQCNVIHSDHIYPTQICAAEPGGGKGQCSGDSGGPLLWSGMQVGIVSWSIKPCTIAPYPGVLTKVSYYLDFINQNTGKYNTA; encoded by the exons ATGTTTCCACTAGTTGGCGTACTCCTGTTGGTTTTCGCGCTAGTAGAAG CCAGCCCAATCGACAATAGGAAAATAGTGAATGGCACAGATGCGTCGATCGAAGACTATCCCTTCGTGGTGTCAATCCGCGGTGCCAGCGGGGGACACTCTTGCGGAGGAAGTATATTGAACGATCGATGGATCCTCACGGCGGCCCACTGCGTCGATTGGACCACTCCCTTGCAGCAGACGGTGCAGGTTGGACGCACCACCATTTCGTCAGCAGTGGACGACTCCGTCTATGCCATCGAGGACGTTGTGATCCATCCGGGTTACAACCCGAGCGACAGTTATGTCGACGATATCGCCTTGGTTAAGTTGCGCAAACCGTTGGAGTTTAGTGAGCGAGTCCAGCCGGTCCGAGTGCCGGGGAATCGCTTTTATGAGGTGGACCCCCTCGAGACAAACCCCGTAACACTGATCGGTTGGGGTCGGAATGCTTCCGATGGACCAGTTCAAACAACTCTGCAGCAAGTGGACTATTTCGTCGTGCCCAACGACCAGTGTAACGTAATTCACAGTGATCACATTTATCCCACGCAGATCTGTGCCGCGGAACCGGGTGGAGGAAAAGGACAGTGCAGT GGTGATTCTGGTGGGCCACTGTTGTGGAGCGGCATGCAGGTTGGCATCGTGTCTTGGAGCATCAAACCGTGCACCATTGCACCATATCCTGGCGTACTGACGAAGGTTTCCTACTATTTGGatttcataaatcaaaacactgGAAAGTACAACACCGCGTAA